The following proteins are encoded in a genomic region of Panthera leo isolate Ple1 chromosome F2, P.leo_Ple1_pat1.1, whole genome shotgun sequence:
- the CYHR1 gene encoding cysteine and histidine-rich protein 1 isoform X2: MVPSSGVRRITSGHGLRMPSKPLTLRSTHPQLGHPEIEEMPGAPGGPTPQPVYLSRRRQVSTQECTNGHLMCAGCFIHLLADARLKEEQATCPNCRCEISKSLCCRNLAVEKAVSELPSECGFCLRQFPRSLLERHQKEECQDRVTQCKYKRIGCPWHGPFHELTVHEAACAHPTKTGNELMEILDEMDQSHRKEMQLYNSIFSLLSFEKIGYTEVQFRPYRTDDFITRLYYETPRFTVLNQTWVLKARVNDSERNPNLSCKRTLSFQLLLKSKVTAPLECSFLLLKGPYDDVKISPVIYHFVFTNESNETDYVPLPIVDSVECNKLLAAKNINLRLFLFQIQK, from the exons ATGGTGCCCAGCTCTGGGGTGAGGAGAATTACCAGTGGCCATG GTCTTAGGATGCCATCCAAGCCTCTCACCCTCAGGTCCACACACCCCCAGCTGGGCCACCCTGAAATAGAAGAGATGCCAG GAGCCCCTGGAGGGCCAACCCCACAGCCTGTGTATCTCTCTCGACGGCGCCAAGTGAGCACTCAGGAG TGTACTAACGGTCACTTGATGTGCGCTGGCTGTTTTATCCACCTACTAGCAGATGCCCGGCTGAAGGAGGAGCAGGCCACGTGCCCTAACTGTCGTTGTGAGATCAGTAAGAGCCTCTGCTGCCGCAACCTGGCTGTGGAGAAAGCCGTGAGCGAGCTGCCCTCCGAGTGTGGCTTCTGCCTGCGCCAGTTTCCCCGCTCCCTCCTGGAGAGGCACCAGAAAGAAGAGTGCCAGGACAG GGTGACCCAGTGCAAATATAAGCGCATCGGCTGCCCGTGGCATGGCCCCTTCCACGAGCTGACGGTGCATGAGGCTGCGTGCGCCCACCCAACCAAGACGGGCAACGAGCTGATGGAGATCCTAGACGAGATGGACCAGAGCCACCGCAAGGAGATGCAGCTCTACAACAGCATCTTCAGCCTGCTCAGCTTTGAGAAGATCGGTTACACAG AGGTCCAGTTTCGGCCATACCGCACAGATGACTTCATCACGCGCCTGTACTACGAGACGCCAAGGTTCACGGTGCTGAACCAGACGTGGGTCCTGAAGGCACGCGTGAACGACTCGGAGCGGAACCCCAACCTGTCATGCAAGCGCACACTCTCCTTCCAGCTCCTCCTCAAGAGCAAGGTCACGGCGCCCCTGGAGTGCTCCTTCCTGCTGCTCAAGGGCCCGTACGATGATGTAAAGATCAGCCCCGTCATCTACCACTTTGTCTTCACCAACGAGAGCAACGAGACGGACTACGTGCCACTGCCCATCGTCGACTCTGTGGAGTGCAACAAGCTGCTAGCCGCCAAGAACATCAACCTGCGGCTCTTCCTGTTCCAGATACAGAAGTAG